A genome region from uncultured Roseibium sp. includes the following:
- the flhA gene encoding flagellar biosynthesis protein FlhA, which produces MADTTAGERVPVAAAPQGGEAANQEASGASGSFFSFAGIVQSLKRGDVGLGVGILVILTLLILPIPPMMLDVFLAISIIFSVLVLMTGLFIQKPLEFSSFPTVLLIATMLRLGLNLGSTRLILANGHEGTAAAGQVIQTFGNLVMGGNFVIGIIVFAILVIVNFVVITKGSGRIAEVAARFTLDAMPGKQMAIDADLSAGLIDEGEARARRRDLENESSFFGAMDGASKFVRGDAIAGLLITFINILGGIFIGVAQMQLSFSEAANNYTLLTIGDGLVSQIPALIVSTAAGLLVSKAGVQGAADKALVSQFTGYPKALGMSAAVMAILSLLPGMPMIPFLGLAGLAGYLAYKVGSQKKQAEHTEAVKQAIAAAPPPTPEPPITDALKMDELRIELGYALLPLINGRDQTGGDQLTEQIKALRRQIAGDMGVIMPPVRILDNIQLGANDYVIKVKEVEAGRGLLYPNHFMVMDPSGGQVKLPGTHTTEPTFGLPATWVEAQYREDASLRGYTVVDPATVLSTHLTETIKNNISELLTYGDVQKLLKELQGEQAKLVDDLIPGQITVSGIQRILQTLLSERVSVRDLGTILEGVSEAVGMTRNTNTIAEHVRTRLGRQICAANLAHGGYLPLIALSPQWEQAFLESVVGEGEDRQLAMQPSKLQEFVGLIRDRFEEAAQDGEVPVLLTSPQNRPFVRSIVERFRAHTTVMSQSEIHPRVKLKTISSI; this is translated from the coding sequence ATGGCGGATACAACAGCAGGCGAGAGAGTGCCGGTCGCGGCAGCGCCCCAAGGCGGCGAAGCGGCGAACCAGGAGGCATCCGGGGCGTCCGGATCCTTTTTCTCGTTTGCGGGAATCGTACAGTCGCTGAAGCGCGGCGACGTCGGCCTCGGCGTCGGTATCCTCGTAATCTTGACGCTCCTGATCCTGCCAATCCCGCCGATGATGCTGGACGTCTTCCTGGCGATTTCCATCATCTTCTCGGTCCTGGTGCTGATGACCGGGCTCTTCATCCAGAAGCCTCTGGAGTTTTCGTCTTTCCCGACGGTCCTCCTGATCGCGACCATGTTGCGCCTCGGCCTCAACCTGGGCTCGACGCGGCTGATCCTGGCCAATGGTCACGAGGGTACGGCCGCCGCCGGCCAGGTGATCCAGACCTTCGGCAATCTGGTGATGGGCGGCAATTTCGTCATCGGGATCATCGTCTTCGCGATCCTGGTGATCGTGAACTTCGTGGTCATCACCAAGGGTTCGGGCCGTATCGCGGAAGTGGCCGCGCGTTTCACCCTGGACGCGATGCCCGGCAAGCAGATGGCCATCGATGCAGACCTGTCCGCCGGCCTGATCGACGAGGGGGAGGCGCGGGCGCGCCGGCGGGACCTGGAAAACGAAAGCTCCTTCTTCGGGGCCATGGACGGTGCGTCCAAATTCGTGCGCGGCGATGCCATCGCCGGCCTGCTGATCACCTTCATCAACATTCTGGGCGGCATCTTCATCGGGGTGGCCCAGATGCAGCTGTCCTTCTCAGAGGCCGCGAACAATTACACGCTGCTGACCATCGGCGACGGGCTCGTTTCGCAGATCCCGGCGTTGATCGTTTCGACTGCCGCCGGCCTTCTGGTGTCGAAAGCCGGCGTGCAGGGCGCGGCCGACAAGGCGCTGGTAAGCCAGTTCACCGGCTATCCCAAGGCGCTCGGCATGTCGGCCGCGGTGATGGCGATCCTGTCGCTTCTTCCGGGCATGCCGATGATCCCGTTCCTTGGACTGGCGGGGCTTGCCGGCTATCTTGCCTACAAGGTCGGCTCGCAGAAGAAACAGGCAGAACATACCGAGGCGGTGAAACAGGCGATCGCGGCTGCTCCTCCGCCGACGCCGGAACCGCCGATTACCGATGCGCTCAAGATGGACGAGCTGCGAATCGAGCTCGGCTATGCGCTGCTGCCGCTCATCAACGGCAGGGACCAGACAGGCGGCGATCAGCTGACCGAGCAGATCAAGGCCCTGCGCCGCCAGATTGCCGGCGACATGGGCGTGATCATGCCGCCGGTCCGGATCCTGGACAATATCCAGCTCGGCGCGAACGACTACGTGATCAAGGTGAAGGAGGTCGAGGCCGGGCGCGGGTTGCTTTACCCGAACCATTTCATGGTGATGGATCCGTCCGGCGGACAGGTGAAGCTGCCGGGAACCCACACGACGGAACCGACCTTCGGCCTGCCGGCGACCTGGGTGGAGGCCCAGTACCGGGAAGACGCATCACTCCGCGGCTACACGGTCGTCGATCCGGCGACGGTGCTTTCGACCCATCTCACCGAAACCATCAAGAACAACATCAGCGAGCTTCTCACCTATGGCGATGTGCAGAAGCTTCTGAAGGAACTGCAAGGCGAACAGGCCAAGCTGGTCGACGACCTTATTCCGGGCCAGATTACGGTATCCGGTATCCAGCGGATCCTGCAGACCCTGCTCAGCGAGCGGGTCTCCGTCCGCGATCTGGGCACGATCCTGGAAGGGGTGTCGGAGGCCGTCGGCATGACGCGCAACACCAACACGATCGCCGAGCACGTGCGCACGCGGCTCGGCCGGCAAATCTGCGCGGCCAATCTCGCACACGGCGGTTATCTGCCTTTGATCGCCCTGTCGCCCCAGTGGGAACAGGCTTTCCTGGAGTCGGTCGTGGGCGAAGGGGAAGACCGCCAGTTGGCGATGCAGCCTTCGAAGCTGCAGGAATTCGTCGGCCTGATTCGCGACCGTTTCGAGGAGGCCGCACAGGACGGCGAAGTGCCGGTCCTGCTGACGTCGCCGCAGAACCGCCCGTTCGTGCGCTCCATCGTGGAACGTTTCCGCGCGCATACGACGGTCATGAGTCAGAGCGAGATTCACCCGCGTGTGAAGCTCAAGACGATCAGC